The window CGGAATTTCTTACTCCGCTACTCGCGGCATAGTACTCTATTCAGGAAAATCCCCATTTATTCTGAGATAATTCGCCAATCCACCGGCCGTCAGTATGGCGATCATACCGGGCGGCAAGGGGATGATTTGATGGGAAACAGCTTTCGTCAGATTCTCCATTTTTCCTGCGGCGGGATCTATATGCAGCAGGTCTCCCGTTTCGATTCCTGACCAGTCCACTTCAATCACCGGCAATCCCACATTGACGGCGTTTCTAAAAAAAATTCGGGCAAAAGATCGGGCTGCGACGGCTGCGACACCAGCGGATTTCAGGGCCAATGGGGCCTGCTCCCGGGAAGAACCGCAACCGAAGTTCTCTCCAGCGACAAGGATATCTCCAGGTGTCATGCGTTCCCGAAAATCAGGATCCAGATCTTCCAGAACGTGTTCGCCCAGTATCTGCAAATCCAAGGTCTTGGTGTACTTTCCCGGAATGATCACATCCGTATTGATATGATCACCGTAAACATGGGCGCAGCCATGCAATATAAGAGCATCCATAAGCGAATCCAATTCACAGGTACTGCCTGGGATCGGTTATTTTGCCGGCACGGGCCGAAGCAGCGACCGTGGCGGGCGACGCCAGATAGATAACCGCTCTGGGGTTGCCCATTCGGCCGAGAAAATTGCGGTTCCCTGAAGAAATCACCACTTCGCCGTCTCCGGGCACGCCGTTATGCGTTCCTACACACGGACCGCAACCCGGTGGAATGAAAGTCGCCCCTGCTTCAGTCAGGATTTCCACTGTCCCGTCCCTTACGGCGTCAAGAAACACCATTCGTGAGGCTGGCGACACAATAAGGCGCACGTCCGGGTGGACGGTGGTGCCTTTCAATATACGGGCGGCCATGCGAAGATCGTCCAAGCGACCGTTGACGCATGTACCGAGAAAAGCGACCTGCACCGGTCGGCCTTCCTCTTCCTCCACGGGGCTCGCCAGATCCGGCGAGTGAGGCCGGCTTACCATAGGGCATATATTCGACGCGTCAAAAGCAATCGTCTCATCGTAGGTTGCATCCGGATCCGGTCGAAATGGTTCGATATCGACTGTTGGAAGTCCGTCAGGATGAACGAAGCCTGTTTTTGCGCCTGCCTCAATGGCCATATTAGCCATGGTCATCCTGTCAGCCATACTCAATACCGCTGTCGCCGTCCCGCTGAACTCCAGGGATTTATAGGTGGCCCCGGCAATACCTATGCAACCGAGGACAGCCAGAATAATGTCCTTGCCCTGCACACCAGAAGGAATTTGTCCGTCTATGACGATTCTTTTCGTTCGGGGAACCTTGAGCCAGGTTTTCCCGGTCAACCAGACGCCGGCCAGGTCCGTGGAGCCCATTCCTACACCCATGGCCCCGAGGGCTCCATAGGTGCAGGTGTGGGAATCGGCGCCGATAATAATTTGATTGGGCCTTACAAATCTTTTCTCCACCAGCACCTGATGACAGATACCTTCTCCCGCTTCCAGCAATTGACAGTCTTGGCGTCGGGCGAAATCACGCATCAGCATATGCAGGTTGGCGATGTTCGAATTTGGTGCAGGTGCGGCATGA is drawn from Deltaproteobacteria bacterium and contains these coding sequences:
- a CDS encoding 3-isopropylmalate dehydratase small subunit, with translation MDALILHGCAHVYGDHINTDVIIPGKYTKTLDLQILGEHVLEDLDPDFRERMTPGDILVAGENFGCGSSREQAPLALKSAGVAAVAARSFARIFFRNAVNVGLPVIEVDWSGIETGDLLHIDPAAGKMENLTKAVSHQIIPLPPGMIAILTAGGLANYLRINGDFPE
- a CDS encoding 3-isopropylmalate dehydratase large subunit — protein: MGQTIVEKIISRNVGRPVEPDEIVIVPVDGAMASDTTAPLAITAFDAMGGKKLWNPARCILVIDHAAPAPNSNIANLHMLMRDFARRQDCQLLEAGEGICHQVLVEKRFVRPNQIIIGADSHTCTYGALGAMGVGMGSTDLAGVWLTGKTWLKVPRTKRIVIDGQIPSGVQGKDIILAVLGCIGIAGATYKSLEFSGTATAVLSMADRMTMANMAIEAGAKTGFVHPDGLPTVDIEPFRPDPDATYDETIAFDASNICPMVSRPHSPDLASPVEEEEGRPVQVAFLGTCVNGRLDDLRMAARILKGTTVHPDVRLIVSPASRMVFLDAVRDGTVEILTEAGATFIPPGCGPCVGTHNGVPGDGEVVISSGNRNFLGRMGNPRAVIYLASPATVAASARAGKITDPRQYL